In Candidatus Eisenbacteria bacterium, one genomic interval encodes:
- a CDS encoding CoA transferase, which produces MDIFGGTTILEMGAGAAGPVATRYFADCGATVIRIESKARPDFLRTLKLTPNTPGGLDAAEHFAVLNVNKLSVALNLSMPEGVAVAKRLALRADAVAENFAPGAMKKWGLDYATLVRERPDLVMISTCLNGQTGPHRFYPGFGGQGSALSGFNHLTGWPDREPLGPYGTITDSLSPRFAALLLASALLHRARTGEGQHIDLAQVEGGIICLSEALVTFAANGEALGRVGNRSRHEVPHGVFRCKDAADGRERWIAIAVHDDADWRRLVDAMGKPAWATDTSLATLAGRLTRIGEVECHVDGWTRTHDAGTLAERLQQAGIDAAPVQDLGDVHDDPQLAHRRQFRWVDHPVLGRHPAEMNAIVFPDTPADIRIPAPKLGEHTTRVLRDLLGMSADEYAGLESKGVLA; this is translated from the coding sequence ATGGACATCTTCGGCGGCACGACGATCCTCGAGATGGGCGCGGGCGCGGCGGGGCCCGTCGCCACGCGCTACTTCGCCGACTGCGGCGCGACCGTGATCCGCATCGAGTCGAAGGCACGGCCCGACTTCCTGCGGACGTTGAAGCTGACGCCGAACACGCCGGGCGGGCTCGACGCCGCCGAGCATTTCGCCGTCCTCAACGTGAACAAGCTCTCGGTGGCGCTGAACCTGTCCATGCCCGAAGGCGTCGCGGTCGCGAAGCGCCTCGCTCTCCGGGCGGACGCGGTCGCCGAGAACTTCGCGCCGGGCGCGATGAAGAAATGGGGCCTCGACTACGCGACCCTGGTCCGCGAGCGTCCCGACCTCGTCATGATCAGCACGTGCCTCAACGGCCAGACCGGGCCGCATCGCTTCTACCCCGGCTTCGGCGGCCAGGGCTCGGCGCTCTCGGGCTTCAACCACCTGACGGGCTGGCCCGATCGCGAGCCCCTGGGCCCGTACGGCACGATCACGGACTCGCTCTCGCCGCGCTTCGCGGCCCTGCTGCTCGCGTCGGCGCTCCTGCATCGCGCACGCACGGGCGAGGGCCAGCACATCGATCTGGCTCAGGTCGAGGGCGGCATCATCTGCCTCTCCGAAGCCCTCGTGACGTTCGCGGCGAACGGCGAGGCGCTCGGGCGCGTCGGCAACCGCTCGCGTCACGAGGTGCCGCACGGCGTCTTCCGCTGCAAGGACGCCGCCGACGGCCGCGAGCGATGGATCGCGATCGCCGTCCACGACGACGCCGACTGGCGGCGCCTCGTCGACGCGATGGGCAAGCCCGCGTGGGCGACCGACACGTCGCTCGCGACGCTCGCCGGCCGGCTCACGCGCATCGGCGAGGTCGAGTGTCACGTCGACGGCTGGACGCGCACGCACGACGCCGGCACGCTCGCCGAACGGCTGCAGCAGGCCGGTATCGACGCCGCGCCGGTGCAGGACCTGGGCGACGTCCACGACGACCCGCAGCTCGCGCATCGCCGCCAGTTCCGCTGGGTCGACCATCCCGTCCTCGGCCGCCACCCCGCCGAGATGAACGCCATCGTCTTCCCCGACACCCCCGCCGACATCCGCATCCCCGCCCCCAAGCTCGGCGAGCACACCACCCGCGTCCTGCGCGATCTCCTCGGCATGTCCGCCGACGAATACGCCGGACTCGAGAGCAAAGGCGTTCTCGCCTGA
- a CDS encoding ABC-F family ATP-binding cassette domain-containing protein — translation MSKRYGSQIVFDNVSWAVPDGARVGLTGPNGAGKSTLLKILAGALEPDDGQVALPKGTRVGYLPQHILGISGVSVLDHALAAFAELHELEARRADLEHQLATVDPQAEDYEAILARYTAICEEWEHRGRYDIESETETVLRGLGFGDADMDRDCGELSGGWQMRVALAQILLQRPDVLLLDEPTNYLDLEARNWLEEFLAAYPGTVILVAHDRYFLDVAVDRIAEVLHGRITDYGMNYSRYLEERETRLELARAAYENQKAEIERIEAFISRFRYQASKAALVQSRIKQLEKIERLPPPDGHERELRLRLPEAQRSGRVVLELRGASKRYDGKIVYDHADVTIERGQRVAIVGPNGAGKTTLLKMLAAVLALDGGERKVGHNVRLGYFAQDHAEMLSTTRSVYDEMMSIATAETAPHVRGLLGAFLFSGDAVEKRVGVLSGGEKSRLALAKLLLEPVNCFLLDEPTNHLDLTAKEVLLGALEAYTGTVVIVAHDRYILDKLPTHVIEVGTGKAILYHGNYEDYLHAKARAALQPPAPKGRAART, via the coding sequence GTGAGCAAGCGCTACGGGTCACAGATCGTCTTCGACAACGTGTCGTGGGCGGTCCCGGACGGCGCACGCGTGGGCCTGACGGGCCCGAACGGCGCCGGCAAATCGACGCTGCTGAAGATCCTCGCCGGCGCCCTCGAGCCCGACGACGGCCAGGTCGCGCTGCCGAAGGGGACGCGCGTCGGCTACCTGCCGCAGCACATCCTCGGCATCTCGGGCGTCTCGGTCCTCGACCACGCGCTGGCGGCGTTCGCCGAGCTGCACGAGCTGGAGGCGCGGCGCGCCGACCTCGAGCACCAGCTCGCCACCGTCGATCCGCAGGCGGAAGACTACGAAGCGATCCTCGCGCGCTACACGGCCATCTGCGAGGAGTGGGAGCACCGCGGTCGCTACGACATCGAGTCCGAGACCGAGACCGTGCTGCGCGGCCTCGGCTTCGGCGACGCCGACATGGACCGCGACTGCGGGGAGCTCTCGGGCGGGTGGCAGATGCGGGTCGCGCTCGCGCAGATCCTGCTCCAGCGCCCCGACGTGCTCCTGCTCGACGAGCCGACCAACTACCTCGATCTCGAGGCGCGCAACTGGCTCGAGGAGTTCCTCGCGGCCTATCCCGGCACCGTCATCCTGGTCGCGCACGATCGCTACTTCCTCGACGTCGCCGTCGACCGCATCGCCGAGGTACTGCACGGGCGCATCACCGACTACGGCATGAACTACAGCCGCTACCTCGAGGAGCGCGAGACCCGCCTCGAGCTCGCGCGCGCGGCCTACGAGAACCAGAAGGCCGAGATCGAGCGCATCGAGGCGTTCATCTCGCGCTTCCGCTACCAGGCGTCGAAGGCGGCGCTCGTCCAGAGCCGCATCAAGCAGCTCGAGAAGATCGAGCGCCTCCCGCCGCCCGACGGGCACGAGCGCGAGCTGCGCCTGCGGCTGCCCGAGGCGCAGCGCAGCGGCCGCGTCGTGCTCGAGCTCCGGGGCGCGAGCAAGCGCTACGACGGGAAGATCGTCTACGACCACGCCGACGTGACGATCGAGCGCGGCCAGCGCGTCGCGATCGTCGGACCCAACGGCGCCGGCAAGACGACACTCCTCAAGATGCTCGCCGCGGTCCTGGCGCTCGACGGCGGCGAGCGCAAGGTGGGACACAACGTCCGCCTCGGCTACTTCGCGCAGGACCACGCGGAGATGCTGTCGACGACGCGGTCGGTCTACGACGAGATGATGAGCATCGCGACCGCCGAGACGGCGCCGCACGTGCGCGGGCTCCTCGGCGCCTTCCTGTTTTCGGGCGACGCGGTCGAGAAGCGTGTCGGCGTCCTGTCGGGCGGCGAGAAGAGCCGCCTCGCCCTCGCCAAGCTCCTGCTCGAGCCCGTGAACTGCTTCCTGCTCGACGAGCCGACGAACCACCTGGACCTCACGGCGAAGGAGGTCCTGCTGGGTGCGCTCGAGGCGTACACCGGCACGGTCGTGATCGTGGCGCACGACCGCTACATCCTGGACAAGCTGCCGACGCACGTGATCGAGGTCGGCACCGGCAAGGCGATCCTCTACCACGGCAACTACGAGGACTACCTGCACGCCAAGGCACGCGCCGCGCTCCAGCCTCCGGCCCCCAAGGGCCGCGCCGCCAGAACCTGA
- a CDS encoding CoA transferase encodes MNGNLSGVRVLDLTGEPGHFAGKLLGDLGADVVKVEPPSGDPVRRRGPFWGHADDPERSLVWLAYNTSKRGITLDVTTPRGRDLFLALAGRADVVVETEAPGTMAARGLGWDTLHARNPRLVLCSLTPWGQSGPYAGWRGSDLTTLATSGNLHCTGDPDRAPVRCSLPVAYYHASIEAALAVTFALVARERTGRGQHVDVAMQAAMIMPNMATASMFKMNGSRGARAGAFFRQPKSEQREIWPCKDGFVSFALRGGPARVPGLIAMVKLMDEHGMASAALKATDWKTYNHNLLTQAEVDALSAEFGAFFLSKTMTELFRAAVERNLMLAPANTAREIDASEQLASREFFVEIDNPGRGRLRYPGSFAKTTSASGGAAVGIRRPAPRLGEHTRDVLAEIGVTEAMVVELRAAGVC; translated from the coding sequence ATGAACGGCAACCTGAGTGGCGTCCGTGTGCTCGATCTCACCGGCGAGCCCGGCCACTTCGCGGGCAAGCTCCTGGGCGATCTCGGCGCCGACGTCGTGAAGGTCGAGCCGCCCTCGGGCGATCCCGTCCGGCGCCGCGGTCCCTTCTGGGGCCACGCCGACGATCCCGAACGCTCGCTCGTCTGGCTCGCCTACAACACCTCCAAGCGGGGCATCACGCTCGACGTGACGACGCCGCGCGGCCGTGACCTCTTCCTCGCGCTCGCCGGGCGTGCCGACGTCGTCGTCGAGACCGAAGCGCCCGGCACGATGGCGGCGCGCGGCCTCGGGTGGGACACGCTACACGCCCGCAACCCGCGCCTGGTGCTGTGCTCGCTCACGCCGTGGGGACAGAGCGGGCCGTATGCGGGCTGGCGGGGCTCGGACCTCACCACGCTCGCCACCTCCGGCAACCTGCACTGCACCGGCGATCCGGATCGCGCGCCGGTGCGCTGCTCGCTGCCGGTCGCGTACTATCACGCCAGCATCGAGGCGGCGCTCGCGGTCACGTTCGCGCTCGTGGCGCGCGAGCGGACGGGACGCGGCCAGCACGTCGACGTCGCCATGCAGGCGGCCATGATCATGCCGAACATGGCGACCGCGTCCATGTTCAAGATGAACGGCAGCCGCGGCGCCCGCGCGGGAGCGTTCTTCCGCCAGCCGAAGAGCGAGCAGCGTGAGATATGGCCGTGCAAGGACGGCTTCGTCTCGTTCGCGCTGCGTGGCGGCCCGGCGCGCGTTCCGGGCTTGATCGCGATGGTGAAGCTCATGGACGAGCACGGCATGGCGTCCGCCGCGCTCAAGGCGACCGACTGGAAGACCTACAACCACAACCTGCTCACGCAGGCCGAGGTCGACGCGCTTTCGGCCGAGTTCGGCGCCTTCTTCCTCTCGAAGACCATGACCGAGCTGTTCCGCGCCGCCGTCGAACGCAACCTCATGCTCGCACCGGCGAACACGGCGCGCGAGATCGACGCGTCCGAGCAGCTCGCGTCGCGCGAGTTCTTCGTCGAGATCGACAACCCCGGGCGTGGCCGGCTGCGCTACCCGGGATCGTTCGCGAAGACGACGTCGGCGTCGGGCGGCGCGGCGGTCGGCATCCGGCGGCCGGCGCCGCGGCTCGGCGAGCACACGCGCGACGTGCTGGCGGAGATCGGCGTCACCGAGGCGATGGTGGTCGAGCTGCGCGCGGCGGGGGTGTGCTGA